A part of Entelurus aequoreus isolate RoL-2023_Sb linkage group LG03, RoL_Eaeq_v1.1, whole genome shotgun sequence genomic DNA contains:
- the qrsl1 gene encoding glutamyl-tRNA(Gln) amidotransferase subunit A, mitochondrial produces MLNLTLREISVALREGNISPTELCRKCLNRLKQTKHLNAYITVTEEQALKQAQQAETRLLQGAPKGPLDGVPFAVKDNFSTKNIKTTCASRMLKDYIPPYNATVVQKLLDQGAVLIGKTNMDEFAMGSGSTDGAFGPVKNPWSYAAPYCERTGAVPDTDWVITGGSSGGSAAAVASLTSYLALGSDTGGSTRNPGALCGVVALKPTYGLLSRYGLIPLVNSFDVPGIMTRTASDAAIVLCILQGLDTRDSTTVSPALSSTEMLEDLDVKKLCVGIPKEFHAPGLSEEIVAQWSRVADMLEKAGARVEQVSLAHSQYSIPCYHVLCCAEVASNMARFDGLQYGHRSQIDHSTEAMYATTRHEGFNDVVRGRILSGNYFLLKQNYEHYFVKAQKVRRLIANDFKRVFGSGVDVLLTPTTLSDATRYSDFIQEDNRTRSSQEDVFTGPANMAGLPAVSLPTALSRRGLPIGLQLIGPAFQDKKLLSVAQWIEQRVGFPFISDFEESNKQGSCYNLNLAGAQR; encoded by the exons ATGCTCAACCTCACTTTGCGAGAG ATTTCCGTGGCACTCAGAGAAGGAAACATTTCTCCCACTGAGTTGTGTAGGAAGTGTCTGAATCGGCTGAAGCAAACCAAACATCTAAATGCTTACATCACAGTTACTGAGGAGCAAGCACTGAAGCAGGCTCAACAAGCAGAGACCAGACTCCTACAAG GTGCTCCTAAAGGCCCTCTGGATGGAGTTCCGTTTGCAGTCAAAGACAACTTCAGCACAAAGAACATCAAGACAACATGCGCTTCAAGGATGTTGAAAG ACTATATTCCACCATACAATGCAACAGTGGTGCAGAAGCTTTTGGACCAAGGAGCTGTTCTTATTGGGAAGACCAACATGGATGAGTTTGCTATGGG TTCAGGCAGCACTGACGGTGCATTTGGACCAGTGAAGAACCCCTGGAGCTACGCTGCTCCCTACTGTGAGCGGACAGGAGCTGTACCGGACACTGATTGGGTCATCACTGGCGGAAGTTCAGGAGGAAGCGCTGCAGCTGTGGCTTCTCTCACCAGCTACCT CGCTTTAGGGTCGGACACCGGGGGTTCCACCCGTAACCCAGGAGCGCTATGTGGCGTTGTGGCGTTGAAGCCCACCTACGGACTGCTGTCTAGATATGGACTCATACCGCTGGTCAACTCCTTTGATGTTCCAGGCATTATGACACGTACTGCCAGTGATGCTGCCATTGTCCTAT GTATTCTCCAAGGTCTTGACACACGAGACTCCACAACAGTTTCTCCAGCCTTATCATCAACGGAGATGCTTGAAGATTTGGACGTAAAAAAACTCTGTGTTGGCATTCCAAAG GAGTTTCACGCTCCGGGCCTGTCTGAGGAGATTGTTGCGCAGTGGAGCCGTGTCGCTGACATGTTGGAGAAAGCAGGCGCACGGGTGGAGCAAGTGTCCCTCGCTCACAGCCAGTATTCCATTCCGTGTTACCACGTCCTGTGCTGCGCTGAGGTGGCGTCTAACATGGCCCGTTTTGATGGCCTACAGTACG GTCACCGTAGCCAAATAGACCACTCGACTGAGGCCATGTATGCTACCACCCGACATGAGGGCTTCAATGATGTTGTGAGAGGCAGAATATTATCCGGCAACTACTTCCTTCTCAAACA GAACTACGAGCACTACTTTGTAAAAGCCCAAAAGGTTCGTCGGCTGATAGCAAACGACTTCAAGCGCGTGTTTGGCTCAGGTGTCGACGTACTGCTGACACCCACAACTCTCTCGGACGCCACACGCTATTCTGACTTCATACAAGAAGACAACCGAACACGCAGCTCGCAGGAAGACGTCTTTACGGGGCCCGCAAACATGGCAG GTCTTCCAGCTGTTTCTTTGCCAACCGCTTTATCCAGACGAGGGCTTCCCATTGGTTTGCAGCTCATAGGCCCTGCCTTCCAAGACAAGAAGCTACTGAGTGTTGCCCAGTGGATCGAACAGAGAGTTGGCTTTCCCTTCATCAGTGACTTTGAGGAATCCAACAAGCAGGGTTCATGTTACAATCTTAACCTTGCAGGAGCCCAGAGATAA